The following coding sequences are from one Salvia hispanica cultivar TCC Black 2014 chromosome 3, UniMelb_Shisp_WGS_1.0, whole genome shotgun sequence window:
- the LOC125210321 gene encoding phosphate transporter PHO1 homolog 1-like, producing MVKFSKQFEGQLVPEWKEAFVDYCHLKKAVKKIQLLDDQNANNTNKHDTSFSKRIMSSFRNKKRQPRVIQVHRSASKTDMYETELLEQVADTDAAGEFFACLDLQLNKVNQFYRTKEKEFLERGESLLKQMEILIELKAAVKQHQRAKGPSSQDLKEEESISGTISCDEESIKYAAATEPGLENVTGEFDRDDMKSSESPKSGELGRSMRMKQGDGKLKSISNCVINCQGKNLRINIPVTNPARTFSAISYLLWDDLVNQSSKKGSPGRNRLHINKKKLHHAEKMIRGAFVDLYKGLGYLKTYRNLNMLAFVKILKKVDKVTNKQVLPIYLKVVESSFFNSSDKALKLADEVEEIFVKHFAEEDKRKAMKYLRPTQRTESHAVTFFIGLFAGGFVALFIGYVIMAHITGMYRSKSDTVYMETVYPVLSIFSLFFLHLFLFGCNIFAWRKTRINYSFIFELCPTKELKYRDVFLICTSSMAAVVGVLFVHLLLVEKGYSYTQVQAIPGLLFLAFIVVLICPFNVIYKSSRYRLLSVIRNIVLSPLYKVLMLDFFMADQLCSQVPTLRNIEYIACYYITGSYKTQDYNYCTSTTYYKDLAYAVSFLPYYWRALQCARRWFDEGHKSHLLNLGKYVSAMLAAGAKMAYEKEKTAGWLCLVVIMSSAATVYQLYWDFVKDWGLLQFNSKNPWLRDELVLRHKFIYYFSLGLNLVLRLAWLQTVFHYNFEKVDYRVTMLFLAALEVVRRGQWNFYRLENEHLNNAGHFRAVKTVPLPFHEVDDQD from the exons ATGGTCAAGTTCTCAAAGCAGTTTGAGGGGCAGTTGGTTCCTGAATGGAAAGAAGCCTTTGTGGATTACTGCCATCTAAAAAAGGCCGTCAAGAAAATACAACTACTCGATGACCAAAACGCTAACAACACCAACAAACACGACACTTCCTTTTCCAAACGCATCATGTCTTCTTTCAGAAACAAGAAGAGACAGCCAAGGGTCATTCAA GTTCACCGCTCGGCTAGCAAGACAGACATGTACGAGACTGAGCTGCTGGAGCAGGTGGCTGACACGGATGCAGCAGGCGAGTTCTTTGCTTGTTTGGATCTCCAACTCAACAAAGTGAACCAGTTTTACAGAACAAAGGAGAAGGAGTTTCTTGAGAGGGGAGAGTCGTTGTTGAAGCAAATGGAGATTCTCATTGAGCTCAAGGCCGCTGTGAAGCAGCATCAACGGGCTAAAGGGCCTTCGTCTCAGGACTTGAAGGAGGAGGAGTCGATTTCTGGCACTATTTCATGTG ATGAGGAGTCCATCAAATATGCAGCAGCTACGGAGCCAGGGTTGGAGAATGTAACCGGAGAGTTTGACAGAGATGATATGAAATCGTCTGAATCACCCAAGTCAGGTGAACTTGGAAGATCAATGAGAATGAAGCAAGGGGATGGGAAGCTTAAGTCCATCTCCAACTGCGTAATCAACTGCCAAGGGAAGAACTTGAGAATCAACATTCCTGTCACGAATCCAGCCCGCACATTTTCAGCTATCAGTTACTTGTTGTGGGATGATTTGGTGAACCAGTCGTCGAAGAAAGGTAGTCCAGGGAGAAACAGGCTGCATATTAACAAGAAAAAGCTTCATCATGCAGAAAAGATGATTAGGGGTGCCTTCGTTGATCTCTACAAAGGATTAGGCTACCTCAAAACTTATAG GAACTTGAACATGCTTGCTTTTGTGAAGATTTTGAAGAAAGTTGACAAA GTGACAAACAAACAAGTTCTTCCCATTTACTTAAAAGTGGTGGAGAGCTCCTTCTTCAACAGTTCAGACAAG GCACTGAAATTAGCAGATGAGGTTGAGGAGATTTTTGTCAAGCATTTTGCTGAAGAGGATAAAAGAAAGGCCATGAAGTACCTTAGGCCGACTCAGCGTACAGAGTCACATGCTGTCACCTTTTTTATTG GATTATTCGCTGGGGGCTTCGTAGCACTCTTCATAGGATATGTTATCATGGCTCATATTACAGGAATGTATCGATCTAAATCAGACACGGTGTACATGGAAACAGTCTATCCTGTGCTCAG CATATTCAGCTTATTTTTTCTGCATCTCTTTCTGTTTGGGTGCAACATCTTCGCGTGGAGAAAGACGCGTATAAACTACAGCTTCATCTTCGAACTTTGCCCCACAAAGGAGCTCAAGTACAGAGATGTGTTCTTGATTTGCACCTCATCAATGGCTGCTGTAGTCGGAGTCTTGTTTGTCCATTTATTGCTTGTCGAAAAGGGCTACTCCTACACTCAAGTCCAAGCCATCCCCGGCCTTCTTTTTCTG GCTTTCATTGTAGTCCTGATCTGTCCCTTCAACGTGATCTACAAGTCAAGTCGCTACCGGTTGCTATCTGTGATAAGAAACATCGTGTTATCGCCTCTGTATAAGGTCTTGATGCTAGACTTCTTCATGGCTGATCAACTATGTAGCCAG GTCCCGACACTCAGAAACATCGAGTACATAGCATGCTACTACATAACTGGGAGCTACAAAACTCAGGACTACAACTACTGCACTAGCACAACATACTACAAAGACTTGGCTTATGCAGTTTCATTTCTGCCTTATTACTGGAGAGCCCTGCAG TGTGCCCGGCGTTGGTTTGATGAGGGGCACAAGAGCCATCTCCTCAACCTAGGGAAGTATGTGTCTGCAATGCTAGCCGCAGGAGCCAAAATGGCGTACGAGAAGGAAAAGACAGCCGGATGGCTCTGCCTCGTCGTGATCATGTCCAGCGCTGCAACCGTGTATCAGCTCTACTGGGACTTTGTCAAGGACTGGGGCCTACTCCAGTTCAACTCCAAGAATCCATGGCTGAGAGATGAGCTCGTGCTTCGCCACAAGTTCATCTACTATTTCTCTTTG GGGTTGAACCTAGTGCTCAGGCTAGCTTGGTTGCAGACAGTTTTTCACTACAACTTTGAAAAGGTCGACTATAGAGTTACCATGCTGTTTTTAGCAGCACTTGAGGTTGTAAGAAGAGGGCAGTGGAATTTTTACAg GTTGGAGAATGAGCATCTGAATAATGCAGGCCATTTTAGAGCTGTGAAGACAGTGCCACTGCCTTTTCATGAGGTGGATGATCAAGATTGA